A region from the Cannabis sativa cultivar Pink pepper isolate KNU-18-1 chromosome 9, ASM2916894v1, whole genome shotgun sequence genome encodes:
- the LOC115724066 gene encoding probable sugar phosphate/phosphate translocator At3g17430 → MSKMINKPLLLTYLYLFIYILLSSGVILYNKWVLSPKYFNFPLPITLTMIHMGFSGAVAFFLVRVFKVATPVKMTFEIYATCVIPISAFFASSLWFGNTAYLHISVAFIQMLKALMPVATFIMAVMCGTDKARCDVFLNMLLVSVGVVISSYGEIHFNVVGTLYQVTGIFAEALRLVLTQVLLQKKGLTLNPITSLYYIAPCSFVFLFIPWFLLEKPAIEVSQIQFNFWIFFSNALCALALNFSIFLVIGRTGAVTIRVAGVLKDWILIALSTVIFPESTITGLNIIGYAIALCGVVMYNYIKVKDSASQLPAEGLPDRIAKDWKLEKKSSDIFVPNNSSDISGGTGSAIETFGDEEAPLMPSARLSYLGRTQLGKPNI, encoded by the exons ATGTCCAAGATGATCAACAAACCGCTTCTGCTGACTTATCTTTACCTATTTATCTACATTCTGCTTTCCTCTGGAGTTATATTATACAACAAG TGGGTTCTCTCCCCAAAGTATTTCAATTTTCCACTTCCTATAACACTTACCATGATTCACATGGGATTTTCTGGAGCAGTGGCATTTTTTCTTGTCCGTGTGTTCAAG GTTGCAACTCCTGTCAAAATGACATTTGAAAT ATATGCAACTTGTGTTATACCGATAAGTGCCTTTTTCGCTTCAAGTCTTTG GTTTGGAAATACTGCTTACTTGCATATTTCGGTAGCCTTCATCCAGATGCTCAAAGCTCTAA TGCCAGTCGCAACATTTATAATGGCAGTTATGTGTGGCACTGACAAAGCAAGGTGTGACGTCTTCTTGAACATGCTGCTAGTCAGTGTTGGAGTTGTCATTTCCTCATACGGGGAGATTCATTTTAATGTAGTTGGTACACTTTACCAGGTAACGGGCATCTTTGCAGAAGCTCTTAGGCTGGTCCTAACACAAGTCCTTCTACAGAAAAAGGGCTTGACTTTAAATCCTATCACCAGCTTATATTATATTGCTCCATGCAG TTTTGTTTTTCTATTCATACCATGGTTTCTGCTCGAAAAGCCTGCAATAGAAGTATCCCAGATTCAGTTCAATTTCTGGATCTTTTTCAGCAATGCTCTTTGTGCGTTGGCCTTGAACTTCTCCATTTTCTTAGTGATCGGTAGAACTGGAGCAGTTACAATTCGTGTTGCTGGTGTCTTGAAAGACTGGATTCTCATAGCCCTTTCGACCGTTATATTTCCAGAATCAACTATAACTGGGTTGAACATCATTGGATATGCAATAG CACTATGCGGTGTGGTCATGTACAATTACATAAAGGTTAAGGACAGCGCTTCTCAACTGCCTGCCGAAGGTCTTCCTGATAGAATCGCTAAG GACTGGAAGTTGGAGAAGAAATCATCAGATATATTCGTGCCAAATAACAGTAGCGATATCAGTGGGGGAACAGGTTCTGCAATTGAAACATTTGGTGATGAAGAAGCACCTCTAATGCCGTCGGCAAGATTGTCTTACCTTGGAAGAACACAGCTTGGCAaaccaaatatataa